The Nocardioides campestrisoli genome includes a window with the following:
- the acs gene encoding acetate--CoA ligase: MADDTLSNLLQENRRFEPPADLAASANVTAEAYERADADREAFWADAAERLDWGQKWDQVLDWSNPPFAKWFTGATINASVNCVDRHVAAGRGDKVALHWVGEPADDTRDLTYAQLQDEVCKAANALTELGVRKGDRVAIYMPMIPETVVAMLACARLGAPHTVVFGGFSADALASRVSDCEAKVIITADGGYRRGNASALKPAVDEAVVKAEAQGQQVEKVLVVRRTGQEVDWDETRDVWWHDVVDAASTEHEAELHDSEHPLYVMYTSGTTGKPKGILHTTGGYLVGTSYTHWSVFDLKADTDVYWCTADVGWVTGHSYLVYGPLANGATQVMYEGTPDSPHKGRWWEIVEKYGVTIFYTAPTAIRTFMKQGDDIPAKFDLSSIRLLGSVGESINPEAYMWYRKHIGAERAPIVDTWWQTETGQIMISPLPGVTAGKPGSAMKALPGISADVVDDEAKSVPNGSGGYLVLKEPWPAMLRTIWGDDQRFKDTYWSRWPGFYFAGDGAKKDEDGDIWLLGRVDDVMNVSGHRLSTTEIESALVSHPKVAEAAVVGAADDTTGQAVCAFVILRDAAGDGGADIVNELRTHVAKEIGAIAKPRQVMIVPELPKTRSGKIMRRLLKDVAENREVGDVTTLADSTVMDLIKQKESGAAASED, encoded by the coding sequence ATGGCTGACGACACGCTGTCGAACCTGCTCCAGGAGAACCGCCGCTTCGAGCCGCCCGCCGACCTCGCCGCCTCCGCCAACGTCACCGCGGAGGCCTACGAGCGGGCGGACGCCGACCGCGAGGCCTTCTGGGCCGACGCCGCCGAGCGCCTCGACTGGGGCCAGAAGTGGGACCAGGTCCTCGACTGGAGCAACCCGCCCTTCGCCAAGTGGTTCACCGGCGCCACGATCAACGCCTCGGTCAACTGCGTCGACCGGCACGTCGCGGCCGGCCGCGGCGACAAGGTCGCCCTGCACTGGGTCGGCGAGCCCGCGGACGACACCCGCGACCTGACCTACGCCCAGCTCCAGGACGAGGTCTGCAAGGCCGCGAACGCGCTCACCGAGCTCGGCGTGCGCAAGGGCGACCGGGTGGCCATCTACATGCCGATGATCCCCGAGACCGTGGTGGCGATGCTCGCCTGCGCCCGGCTCGGAGCGCCGCACACGGTCGTCTTCGGCGGGTTCTCCGCCGACGCGCTCGCCTCGCGGGTCAGCGACTGCGAGGCGAAGGTGATCATCACCGCCGACGGCGGCTACCGCCGGGGCAACGCCTCCGCGCTCAAGCCCGCCGTCGACGAGGCCGTGGTCAAGGCCGAGGCGCAGGGCCAGCAGGTGGAGAAGGTGCTGGTCGTGCGGCGTACCGGCCAGGAGGTCGACTGGGACGAGACCCGCGACGTGTGGTGGCACGACGTCGTCGACGCCGCCTCGACCGAGCACGAGGCCGAGCTGCACGACTCCGAGCACCCGCTCTACGTCATGTACACCTCCGGCACCACCGGCAAGCCCAAGGGCATCCTGCACACCACCGGCGGCTACCTGGTGGGGACGTCGTACACGCACTGGAGCGTCTTCGACCTCAAGGCCGACACGGACGTCTACTGGTGCACCGCCGACGTCGGCTGGGTGACCGGCCACTCCTACCTGGTCTACGGACCGCTGGCCAACGGCGCCACCCAGGTGATGTACGAGGGCACCCCCGACTCCCCGCACAAGGGCCGCTGGTGGGAGATCGTGGAGAAGTACGGCGTGACCATCTTCTACACCGCGCCCACCGCGATCCGGACCTTCATGAAGCAGGGCGACGACATCCCGGCGAAGTTCGACCTCTCCTCGATCCGGCTCCTCGGCTCGGTCGGTGAGTCGATCAACCCCGAGGCCTACATGTGGTACCGCAAGCACATCGGCGCCGAACGGGCACCGATCGTCGACACCTGGTGGCAGACCGAGACCGGTCAGATCATGATCTCCCCGCTGCCGGGCGTCACCGCCGGCAAGCCGGGGTCGGCGATGAAGGCGCTGCCCGGCATCTCGGCCGACGTGGTCGACGACGAGGCGAAGTCCGTGCCGAACGGGTCCGGCGGCTACCTCGTGCTCAAGGAGCCGTGGCCGGCGATGCTGCGCACGATCTGGGGCGACGACCAGCGGTTCAAGGACACCTACTGGTCGCGCTGGCCCGGGTTCTACTTCGCCGGCGACGGCGCCAAGAAGGACGAGGACGGCGACATCTGGCTGCTCGGCCGGGTCGACGACGTGATGAACGTGTCCGGGCACCGGCTCTCCACCACCGAGATCGAGTCCGCCCTGGTCTCCCACCCCAAGGTCGCCGAGGCGGCCGTGGTCGGGGCCGCGGACGACACCACCGGTCAGGCGGTCTGCGCGTTCGTGATCCTGCGCGACGCCGCCGGCGACGGCGGGGCGGACATCGTCAACGAGCTGCGCACCCACGTGGCCAAGGAGATCGGCGCGATCGCCAAGCCCCGCCAGGTGATGATCGTGCCCGAGCTGCCGAAGACCCGCTCGGGCAAGATCATGCGCCGCCTGCTCAAGGACGTCGCGGAGAACCGGGAGGTCGGCGACGTCACCACCCTGGCCGACTCCACGGTGATGGACCTGATCAAGCAGAAGGAGTCCGGCGCGGCCGCCTCGGAGGACTGA
- the nhaA gene encoding Na+/H+ antiporter NhaA has product MSANDNSSPEHGRNPDDQVWASGPIYSISDRPLARLVARPLRDFLRIEASGSILLLLATLAALIWANSPAAASYDSFWHTPITLDLGIVELSESLQHWVNDALMVIFFFVVGLEIKYELVNGDLRDPKSAALPIVAAFGGMVVPAVIYLAVVGGGDGSSGWGIPMATDIAFAVGVLGVLGRRIPSAARLFLLTLAIVDDIGAIIVIAVFYTEDLALGWLALAGVLLLVMVAMRALKIWAIWAYAVVGVLLWFAMLESGVHATLAGVAIGLITPAVALLREDVSRTYAQEALADKRLDPEELSRLRFLLNESVPVVERLQTSLHPLSAYVVLPVFALANAGVNLGGGVLGEAVQSDIALGIVAGLVLGKPIGILLFSFLAVKIGLGRLPEHTTWPMIGGLGAVAGIGFTVSLFIAGLSFPGAELLTEEAKVGILGASVIAAVIGVVLLLVLSPKDAEAELEPDPEGEARV; this is encoded by the coding sequence GTGAGCGCGAACGACAACTCCTCCCCCGAGCACGGCCGAAACCCGGACGACCAGGTCTGGGCCTCCGGCCCGATCTACAGCATCAGCGACCGTCCGCTGGCCCGGCTGGTGGCTCGACCGCTGCGCGACTTCCTGCGGATCGAGGCCTCCGGCTCGATCCTGCTGCTGCTGGCCACCCTGGCGGCGCTGATCTGGGCCAACTCACCGGCCGCCGCCTCCTACGACTCGTTCTGGCACACCCCGATCACCCTGGACCTGGGGATCGTCGAGCTCTCCGAGAGCCTGCAGCACTGGGTCAACGACGCCCTGATGGTCATCTTCTTCTTCGTGGTCGGCCTGGAGATCAAGTACGAGCTGGTCAACGGCGACCTGCGCGACCCGAAGTCGGCCGCGCTGCCGATCGTGGCGGCCTTCGGCGGGATGGTCGTGCCCGCCGTGATCTACCTGGCCGTCGTCGGCGGCGGCGACGGCTCCTCGGGCTGGGGCATCCCGATGGCCACCGACATCGCGTTCGCGGTCGGCGTGCTCGGGGTGCTCGGACGACGGATCCCGTCGGCTGCCCGGCTCTTCCTGCTCACCCTGGCGATCGTCGACGACATCGGCGCGATCATCGTGATCGCCGTCTTCTACACCGAGGACCTCGCCCTGGGCTGGCTGGCGCTGGCCGGGGTGCTGCTGCTGGTCATGGTGGCGATGCGCGCGCTGAAGATCTGGGCGATCTGGGCCTACGCCGTGGTCGGCGTGCTGCTCTGGTTCGCGATGCTCGAGTCCGGCGTGCACGCCACCCTGGCCGGCGTCGCGATCGGCCTGATCACCCCCGCGGTGGCGCTGCTGCGTGAGGACGTCTCCCGCACCTACGCCCAGGAGGCGCTCGCCGACAAGCGGCTGGACCCCGAGGAGCTGAGCCGGCTCCGGTTCCTGCTCAACGAGTCGGTGCCGGTCGTGGAGCGCCTCCAGACCTCGCTGCACCCGCTCTCGGCGTACGTCGTGCTCCCCGTCTTCGCGCTCGCCAACGCCGGGGTCAACCTCGGCGGCGGCGTGCTGGGCGAGGCGGTCCAGTCCGACATCGCGCTGGGCATCGTGGCCGGCCTGGTGCTCGGCAAGCCGATCGGCATCCTGCTGTTCAGCTTCCTGGCGGTGAAGATCGGCCTCGGCCGGCTGCCCGAGCACACCACCTGGCCGATGATCGGCGGCCTCGGCGCGGTCGCCGGCATCGGGTTCACCGTCAGCCTGTTCATCGCCGGGCTCTCCTTCCCCGGTGCCGAGCTGCTGACCGAGGAGGCGAAGGTCGGCATCCTCGGCGCCTCGGTGATCGCCGCGGTGATCGGTGTGGTGCTGCTGCTGGTCCTCTCGCCCAAGGACGCCGAGGCGGAGCTGGAGCCGGACCCCGAGGGCGAGGCCCGGGTCTGA
- a CDS encoding phage holin family protein → MATEPVKDTDPTIGRLISDASRDISTLINKEIQLAKSELKVSVKAGGTGIGLFAGAAFLGLLAVIMLSATIAYFLHWNGRGLDLHWAFLIVTLVYLAIGALLGFLGYRKVRQVKAPQRAIHQAQETKDILKRG, encoded by the coding sequence ATGGCAACCGAACCGGTCAAGGACACCGATCCGACCATCGGCCGACTGATCAGCGACGCGAGTCGCGACATCTCCACCCTGATCAACAAGGAGATCCAGCTCGCCAAGAGCGAGCTGAAGGTCAGCGTCAAGGCCGGTGGCACCGGCATCGGGCTCTTCGCCGGTGCCGCATTCCTCGGCCTGCTGGCCGTCATCATGCTCTCGGCGACGATCGCCTACTTCCTGCACTGGAACGGGCGCGGCCTGGACCTGCACTGGGCGTTCCTGATCGTCACCCTGGTCTACCTCGCGATCGGCGCGCTGCTGGGGTTCCTCGGCTACCGCAAGGTCCGCCAGGTCAAGGCGCCGCAGCGGGCGATCCACCAGGCGCAGGAGACCAAGGACATCCTCAAGCGCGGCTGA
- a CDS encoding MarP family serine protease: MNVLDWVLLVIAATYALSGYWQGFITGAFATAGLLLGGLLGVWLAPVALGDAAPSLWVSLGALLIVILSASAGQALLQYLGARIRDVITWQPVRAVDAVGGAALSAAAVLVVAWALGVAISGSRIGAITPLVRSSEVLARVDRTLPDGADRVLQAFNNVVGTTFFPRYLEPFAPERIVDVEPGDARMLQDPDVVAAEPAVLKVYGSNECGRGVEGTGFLYAPGRLMTNAHVVAGVDEPEVVLPGGAVPATVVHYDPDLDVAVLAFAAEGLPTLAFDLESEPREAIAVLGYPQDGPYDVQSGRIRSEQRLRSPDIYGNGAVIREVLSLRAQVRPGNSGGPVVNSDGQVVGVVFAASVSDVETGYAVTSEQVAESAALGVRSSDPVDTGTCAG, translated from the coding sequence GTGAACGTCCTGGACTGGGTCCTCCTGGTCATCGCAGCCACGTACGCGCTCTCCGGCTACTGGCAAGGCTTCATCACCGGCGCCTTCGCCACCGCCGGACTGCTCCTCGGTGGCCTGCTCGGGGTCTGGCTGGCGCCGGTCGCCCTGGGCGACGCGGCCCCCTCGCTCTGGGTCTCGCTGGGGGCGCTGCTGATCGTCATCCTCAGCGCCTCGGCCGGCCAGGCGCTGCTGCAGTACCTGGGCGCCCGGATCCGGGACGTGATCACCTGGCAGCCCGTGCGCGCGGTCGACGCGGTGGGCGGCGCCGCGCTCAGCGCAGCCGCCGTCCTGGTGGTGGCCTGGGCGCTGGGCGTGGCGATCTCCGGCTCCCGGATCGGCGCGATCACCCCGCTGGTGCGCAGCTCGGAGGTGCTGGCCCGGGTGGACCGGACGCTCCCGGACGGGGCGGACCGGGTGCTGCAGGCGTTCAACAACGTCGTCGGGACGACGTTCTTCCCCCGCTACCTGGAGCCGTTCGCCCCCGAGCGGATCGTCGATGTCGAGCCCGGGGACGCCCGGATGCTCCAGGACCCGGACGTGGTCGCCGCCGAGCCGGCGGTGCTCAAGGTCTACGGCAGCAACGAGTGCGGGCGGGGCGTCGAGGGCACCGGCTTCCTCTACGCGCCGGGGCGGCTGATGACCAACGCCCACGTGGTGGCCGGGGTCGACGAGCCGGAGGTGGTGCTGCCCGGCGGCGCCGTCCCGGCGACGGTCGTCCACTACGACCCCGACCTGGACGTCGCGGTGCTCGCCTTCGCCGCCGAGGGCCTGCCGACGCTCGCCTTCGACCTGGAGTCCGAGCCGCGTGAGGCGATCGCCGTCCTGGGCTACCCGCAGGACGGCCCCTACGACGTGCAGAGCGGGCGGATCCGCTCCGAGCAGCGGCTGCGCTCGCCCGACATCTACGGCAACGGGGCGGTGATCCGCGAGGTGCTCTCGCTCCGCGCCCAGGTGCGTCCCGGCAACTCCGGCGGCCCGGTGGTCAACTCCGACGGACAGGTGGTCGGCGTGGTCTTCGCCGCCTCCGTCTCCGACGTCGAGACCGGCTACGCGGTCACCTCGGAGCAGGTCGCCGAGAGCGCGGCGCTGGGCGTGCGCAGCAGCGACCCGGTGGACACCGGCACCTGCGCGGGCTGA
- a CDS encoding NUDIX hydrolase, translated as MTESPDLSRFPTWLHPVVERCGEVTADHLTRFVVPPDSDPRRGAVLMVFAEGDDGEPEVLLTERAHHMRSQPGQVSFPGGHIDPGETVVEAALREAWEEIGLAPAEVEVFGELPELWLPPANFAVTPVLGYWRDRGEVSVVSPDEVHAIHHERISELLDPAHRISVRHPSGWVGPGFLIGEDKELILWGFTAGIISRLFEFLGWGTEWDRSKMRELPARMLQGEQARADLAPNTNLRE; from the coding sequence ATGACCGAGAGTCCCGACCTGAGCCGGTTCCCGACCTGGCTGCACCCGGTGGTGGAGCGCTGCGGGGAGGTCACCGCCGACCACCTGACCCGGTTCGTGGTGCCGCCCGACAGCGACCCGCGGCGCGGTGCCGTGCTGATGGTCTTCGCCGAGGGCGACGACGGCGAACCGGAGGTGCTGCTCACGGAGCGCGCCCACCACATGCGCAGCCAGCCGGGGCAGGTCTCCTTCCCGGGCGGGCACATCGACCCCGGGGAGACGGTCGTCGAGGCGGCCCTGCGCGAGGCCTGGGAGGAGATCGGGCTGGCGCCCGCCGAGGTCGAGGTCTTCGGGGAGCTCCCCGAGCTGTGGCTGCCCCCGGCCAACTTCGCCGTCACCCCGGTGCTCGGCTACTGGCGCGACCGCGGCGAGGTGAGCGTGGTCAGCCCCGACGAGGTGCACGCCATCCACCACGAGCGGATCTCCGAGCTCCTCGACCCCGCCCACCGGATCAGCGTCCGCCACCCGTCGGGCTGGGTCGGCCCCGGCTTCCTCATCGGCGAGGACAAAGAGCTCATCCTGTGGGGGTTCACCGCCGGGATCATCTCGCGGCTCTTCGAGTTCCTCGGGTGGGGCACGGAGTGGGACAGGTCCAAGATGCGCGAACTTCCGGCACGCATGCTGCAAGGTGAGCAGGCACGGGCCGACCTCGCGCCCAACACCAACCTGCGGGAGTAG
- a CDS encoding TlpA family protein disulfide reductase has translation MRAAIRRSVAALTAALLLGLVAGCTSDDGSNSGSSGGSQAATLPAPLPDVELEGFDGGEPLDLAELRGPAVVNFWASWCGPCRREMPILEEFAQKHAGEVEVVGIDFQDVQTDAARDLVQETGVTYPLYVDQDGVLDRAAPFPHLRGLPFWAFVDAEGRVVEWQFLEIKDLAQLEELVETHLGVA, from the coding sequence GTGAGGGCTGCCATCCGGCGCTCGGTCGCCGCGCTGACGGCCGCGCTGCTGCTCGGGCTGGTCGCGGGGTGCACGAGTGACGACGGCTCGAACAGTGGCTCGTCCGGCGGCAGCCAGGCGGCCACCCTGCCGGCCCCGCTGCCCGACGTCGAGCTCGAGGGGTTCGACGGCGGCGAGCCGCTCGACCTGGCCGAGCTGCGCGGGCCCGCCGTGGTCAACTTCTGGGCCTCCTGGTGCGGTCCGTGCCGGCGCGAGATGCCGATCCTCGAGGAGTTCGCCCAGAAGCACGCCGGCGAGGTCGAGGTGGTCGGGATCGACTTCCAGGACGTGCAGACCGACGCCGCGCGCGACCTGGTGCAGGAGACCGGCGTGACCTACCCCCTCTACGTCGACCAGGACGGTGTGCTGGACCGGGCCGCCCCCTTCCCGCACCTGCGCGGCCTGCCGTTCTGGGCCTTCGTCGACGCGGAGGGACGCGTGGTGGAGTGGCAGTTCCTGGAGATCAAGGACCTGGCCCAGCTCGAGGAGCTCGTCGAGACCCACCTGGGGGTGGCATGA
- the nth gene encoding endonuclease III, translated as MVRRARKIDRVLAETYPDAACELDFDDPFQLLVVTVLSAQTTDRRVNAVRPTLFAAYPDPKAMAAAPREHLEQIVGPLGFFRAKTEALLKLSAALVERYDGEVPPRLEDLVTLPGVGRKTAFVVLGNAFGIPGITVDTHFGRLARRFGWTTETDPVKVEHAVAALFPKKDWTMLSHRVIWHGRRRCHAKKPACGACPVAKLCPSYGEGPTDPIVAAALVKTQGPA; from the coding sequence CTGGTGCGCCGGGCCCGGAAGATCGACCGGGTGCTCGCCGAGACCTACCCCGACGCCGCCTGCGAGCTCGACTTCGACGACCCGTTCCAGCTCCTGGTGGTCACCGTGCTCAGCGCGCAGACCACCGACCGCCGGGTCAACGCGGTGCGTCCCACCCTGTTCGCGGCGTACCCGGACCCCAAGGCGATGGCCGCAGCGCCCCGCGAGCACCTGGAGCAGATCGTCGGCCCCCTGGGCTTCTTCCGGGCCAAGACCGAGGCGCTGCTCAAGCTGAGCGCGGCGCTGGTCGAGCGGTACGACGGCGAGGTCCCTCCCCGGCTCGAGGACCTGGTCACACTGCCGGGCGTGGGCCGCAAGACCGCCTTCGTGGTGCTCGGCAACGCGTTCGGCATCCCGGGGATCACCGTCGACACGCACTTCGGCCGGCTGGCCCGCCGCTTCGGCTGGACCACCGAGACCGACCCGGTCAAGGTCGAGCACGCCGTGGCCGCGCTGTTCCCGAAGAAGGACTGGACGATGCTGTCGCACCGGGTGATCTGGCACGGGCGCCGGCGGTGCCACGCCAAGAAGCCGGCCTGCGGCGCGTGCCCGGTGGCCAAGCTCTGCCCGTCGTACGGCGAGGGGCCCACCGACCCGATCGTCGCGGCCGCCCTGGTCAAGACGCAGGGGCCGGCGTGA
- a CDS encoding Crp/Fnr family transcriptional regulator produces the protein MDNDVLRQAPLFSSLDDEAAGALRNSMAETRLRRGEVLFHEGDSGDRLYIVLEGKVKLGRSAADGRENLLAVMGPGQMFGELSLFDPGPRSATVTAVTDAAFASLSHDDLLKWLDGRPMVARGLLSQLAGRLRKSNDVVSDLVFSDVPGRVAKALLDLADRFGRTADDGVHVHHDLTQEELAQLVGASRETVNKALADFASRGWIRLEPRSVVIMDVERLGRRSR, from the coding sequence GTGGACAACGACGTGCTGCGACAGGCACCACTCTTCAGCAGTCTCGACGACGAAGCCGCCGGGGCCCTGCGCAACTCGATGGCCGAGACCCGGCTGCGCCGCGGCGAGGTCCTCTTCCACGAGGGCGACTCCGGTGACCGGCTCTACATCGTGCTCGAGGGCAAGGTGAAGCTCGGCCGCTCGGCCGCCGACGGCCGGGAGAACCTGCTCGCCGTGATGGGCCCCGGGCAGATGTTCGGCGAGCTCTCCCTCTTCGATCCCGGCCCGCGCTCGGCGACGGTGACCGCCGTGACCGACGCCGCGTTCGCCTCGCTGAGCCACGACGACCTGCTCAAGTGGCTCGACGGCCGCCCGATGGTGGCCCGCGGGCTGCTGTCCCAGCTGGCTGGCCGGCTGCGCAAGTCCAACGACGTCGTCTCCGACCTGGTCTTCTCCGACGTCCCCGGCCGGGTGGCCAAGGCGCTGCTCGACCTGGCCGACAGGTTCGGCCGCACCGCCGACGACGGGGTGCACGTGCACCACGACCTCACCCAGGAGGAGCTCGCCCAGCTGGTCGGCGCTTCGCGCGAGACGGTCAACAAGGCGCTGGCCGACTTCGCCTCCCGCGGCTGGATCCGCCTGGAGCCGCGCTCCGTGGTGATCATGGACGTCGAGCGCCTGGGCCGCCGCTCCCGCTGA
- a CDS encoding sigma factor, whose translation MRADEQQFHEFVAARSRALGRTAYLLTGDHHLAEDLLQTALLQVARHWERIDGHPEAYARRVLYTQNVSWWRRKRFAERSLESYDDRPVAAADPTPDPLAHMLPVSRYLWCQLSASESRCGVCRAVGRAAIARSM comes from the coding sequence ATGCGCGCCGACGAGCAGCAGTTCCACGAGTTCGTGGCCGCGCGTTCGCGCGCCCTGGGCCGGACGGCGTACCTGCTCACCGGTGACCACCACCTCGCCGAGGACCTGCTGCAGACCGCGCTCCTCCAGGTGGCCCGGCACTGGGAGCGGATCGACGGTCACCCGGAGGCCTACGCACGCCGGGTTCTCTACACCCAGAACGTCTCCTGGTGGCGCCGCAAGCGGTTCGCCGAGCGGTCGCTCGAGTCGTACGACGACCGACCGGTCGCCGCTGCCGACCCGACGCCGGACCCGCTAGCTCACATGCTCCCGGTGTCCAGGTACCTCTGGTGCCAGCTCAGCGCTTCGGAGAGCAGGTGCGGGGTGTGCCGCGCGGTGGGCCGGGCGGCGATCGCGCGGTCCATGTAG
- a CDS encoding acetyl-CoA hydrolase/transferase family protein, producing the protein MSSRITDPDLLARVTTAEEAAAHINPGDNVGMSGFTGAGYPKEVPTALAKRVLAARERGEEFKIGLWTGASTAPDADGVLADAHAISQRLPYNSDPTLRALINAGEVDYVDAHLSHSAPYMWFGFYGRLDVAVVEVTAVLPGGMLVPSSSVGNNKTWLDQADKVILEVNSWQPREFEGFHDVYYKTALPPHRVPIPLDDPTDRIGEPYLRVDPAKVVAVVETRAPDRNSDFTAPDAVSEAIAGHVLDFLRHEVSAGRMPPELLPIQSGVGNVANAVLAGLGGSEFSDLVAFTEVIQDGMLDLLDDGTLRFASATSFGLSDAGVKRFMDGIDHYKGRILLRSEEISNHPELVRRLGVIAMNGMIETDIYGHVNSTHVMGSAVMNGIGGSGDFARNAYLNFFVSPSTAKGGAISSIVPMASHVDHTEHDVHVIVTEQGLADLRGLSPHDRARKVIANCAHPTYRDRLTDYMDRAIAARPTARHTPHLLSEALSWHQRYLDTGSM; encoded by the coding sequence GTGAGCTCCCGGATCACCGACCCCGACCTGCTGGCCCGTGTGACGACCGCCGAGGAGGCGGCCGCCCACATCAACCCTGGCGACAACGTGGGGATGAGCGGCTTCACCGGCGCCGGTTACCCCAAGGAGGTGCCGACCGCGCTGGCCAAGCGGGTCCTGGCCGCCCGGGAGCGGGGCGAGGAGTTCAAGATCGGCCTGTGGACCGGCGCCTCCACCGCGCCGGACGCCGACGGCGTGCTGGCTGACGCACACGCGATCTCCCAGCGGCTGCCCTACAACTCCGACCCCACGCTGCGCGCCCTGATCAATGCCGGCGAGGTCGACTACGTCGACGCCCACCTGAGCCACTCCGCGCCGTACATGTGGTTCGGCTTCTACGGCCGGCTCGACGTCGCCGTGGTGGAGGTGACCGCCGTCCTGCCCGGCGGGATGCTGGTGCCGAGCAGCTCGGTCGGCAACAACAAGACCTGGTTGGACCAGGCCGACAAGGTGATCCTCGAGGTCAACTCCTGGCAACCACGCGAGTTCGAAGGCTTCCACGACGTCTACTACAAGACGGCGCTGCCACCGCACCGGGTGCCGATCCCGCTGGACGACCCCACCGACCGGATCGGCGAGCCCTACCTGCGGGTCGACCCGGCCAAGGTGGTCGCGGTGGTGGAGACCCGGGCCCCGGACCGCAACAGCGACTTCACCGCTCCGGACGCCGTCTCCGAGGCGATCGCCGGGCACGTGCTCGACTTCCTGCGTCACGAGGTCTCGGCGGGCCGGATGCCGCCCGAGCTGCTGCCGATCCAGTCCGGGGTGGGCAACGTCGCCAACGCCGTGCTGGCGGGCCTGGGCGGCAGCGAGTTCAGCGACCTGGTGGCGTTCACCGAGGTGATCCAGGACGGGATGCTCGACCTGCTCGACGACGGCACCCTGCGCTTCGCCTCCGCGACCTCGTTCGGGCTCTCGGACGCCGGGGTGAAGCGGTTCATGGACGGGATCGACCACTACAAGGGCCGGATCCTGCTGCGCAGCGAGGAGATCTCCAACCACCCCGAGCTGGTCCGCCGGCTCGGCGTGATCGCGATGAACGGGATGATCGAGACCGACATCTACGGCCACGTGAACTCCACCCACGTGATGGGCAGCGCGGTGATGAACGGGATCGGCGGCAGCGGCGACTTCGCCCGCAACGCCTACCTCAACTTCTTCGTCTCGCCCTCGACCGCCAAGGGCGGAGCGATCTCCTCGATCGTGCCGATGGCCAGCCACGTCGACCACACCGAGCACGACGTGCACGTGATCGTCACCGAGCAGGGACTCGCCGACCTGCGCGGGCTCTCCCCGCACGACCGCGCGCGCAAGGTGATCGCGAACTGCGCGCACCCGACGTACCGCGACCGGCTGACGGACTACATGGACCGCGCGATCGCCGCCCGGCCCACCGCGCGGCACACCCCGCACCTGCTCTCCGAAGCGCTGAGCTGGCACCAGAGGTACCTGGACACCGGGAGCATGTGA
- a CDS encoding VOC family protein, producing the protein MGESTKHHRLDYLELPVDDLAAAKAFYGAAFGWEFTDYGPGPDYVGIKGGDGEDEIGGFRLDPDATSGGPLPILFSDNLDGSLQAVRIAGGEIAIGPYDFPGGRRFHFHDPSGNELAVWSPAGA; encoded by the coding sequence ATGGGAGAGAGCACGAAGCACCACCGGTTGGACTACCTCGAGCTTCCCGTCGACGACCTGGCAGCCGCCAAGGCGTTCTACGGCGCGGCCTTCGGCTGGGAGTTCACCGACTACGGCCCCGGCCCCGACTACGTCGGGATCAAGGGCGGCGACGGCGAGGACGAGATCGGCGGCTTCCGCCTCGATCCCGACGCGACGTCCGGAGGGCCGCTGCCGATCCTCTTCTCCGACAATCTCGACGGCAGCCTGCAGGCCGTCCGGATCGCGGGCGGGGAGATCGCGATCGGGCCCTACGACTTCCCCGGTGGTCGGCGCTTCCACTTCCACGACCCCAGCGGCAACGAGCTCGCCGTGTGGTCGCCGGCGGGTGCCTGA
- a CDS encoding MBL fold metallo-hydrolase, whose translation MTLDGTNTWVLREPGAARSVVVDPGPSILSHLDEVAEQAGQVGVVLLTHHHLDHSEAAKEFAERMGCGVRALDPAHRLGSEGLADGDVVEVDGLEVHVVGTPGHTADSLSFLVPAERAILTGDTVLGRGTTVVAHPDGQLGAYLDSLDRLHALADAREAQAIWPGHGPVITDALAALDLYRAHRRDRLAQVEQALLALADQPTLARALSELDLAPGSGATVTPRSVVERVYADVDPVLWGAAELSVRAQLAYLVEQIR comes from the coding sequence ATGACCCTCGACGGCACCAACACCTGGGTGCTGCGCGAGCCGGGCGCCGCGCGCTCGGTCGTGGTCGACCCCGGGCCGTCGATCCTCAGCCACCTCGACGAGGTGGCCGAGCAGGCCGGCCAGGTCGGCGTGGTGCTGCTGACCCACCACCACCTCGACCACAGCGAGGCGGCCAAGGAGTTCGCGGAGCGGATGGGCTGCGGGGTCCGGGCCCTCGACCCCGCGCACCGGCTCGGCTCCGAGGGCCTGGCGGACGGCGACGTGGTCGAGGTCGACGGGCTCGAGGTGCACGTGGTCGGTACGCCCGGGCACACCGCCGACTCGCTCTCCTTCCTGGTCCCGGCCGAGCGGGCGATCCTCACCGGCGACACCGTGCTGGGCCGGGGCACCACCGTGGTGGCGCACCCCGACGGGCAGCTCGGCGCCTACCTGGACTCCCTGGACCGTCTGCACGCGCTGGCCGACGCCCGCGAGGCGCAGGCCATCTGGCCCGGCCACGGCCCGGTGATCACCGACGCGCTGGCGGCCCTGGACCTCTACCGGGCCCACCGCCGCGACCGCCTCGCGCAGGTGGAGCAGGCGCTGCTCGCCCTGGCCGACCAGCCGACGCTGGCCCGTGCCCTGTCCGAGCTGGACCTCGCCCCCGGCAGCGGAGCGACCGTGACCCCGCGCAGCGTGGTGGAGCGGGTCTACGCGGACGTCGACCCCGTGCTGTGGGGCGCCGCGGAGCTCTCGGTGCGGGCCCAGCTGGCCTACCTGGTCGAGCAGATCCGCTAG